A single Zonotrichia albicollis isolate bZonAlb1 chromosome 28, bZonAlb1.hap1, whole genome shotgun sequence DNA region contains:
- the BYSL gene encoding bystin — protein sequence MPKARRARGSGPAPALPLAEQILQDAAPRLRAREKRGPEEPGGDGGDGDGDGFVDARLSRRILEQARRQQEELEAEHGPGAPAAPRKRSAVLGPDPDSEDDEEWPSLEKAAAAAGRSGDYGGEVEVDPEDEKAIEMFMNKNPPLRRTLADIIMEKITEKQTEVETALSEISGCPMPQLDPRVLEVYRGVREVLSKYRSGKLPKAFKIIPALSNWEQILYITEPETWTAAAMYQATRIFSSNLKERMAQRFYNLVLLPRVRDDIAEYKRLNFHLYMALKKALFKPAAWFKGILIPLCESGTCTLREAIIIGSILSKCSIPVLHSSAALLKLAEMQYSGANSIFLRLLIDKKYALPFRVLDALVFHFLAFRAEQRPLPVLWHQSLLALAQRYKEDLASEQKEALLELLKFHSHPQISPEIRRELMNSGTRDVEGERAPAME from the exons ATGCCCAAGGCccggcgggcgcggggctccggcccggccccggcgctgCCCTTGGCCGAGCAGATCCTGCAGGACGCGGCCCCGCGGCTGCGGGCGCGGGAGAAGCGCGGGCCGGAGGAGCCGGGCGGCGATGGCGGGGACGGGGACGGGGACGGGTTCGTGGACGCGCGGCTGTCCCGGCGCATCCTGGAGCAGGCGCGgcggcagcaggaggagctggaggccGAGCACGGCCCCGGAGCGCCCGCGGCACCCCGAAAGCGCAGCGCCGTTCTCG GCCCCGACCCGGACTCGGAGGATGATGAGGAGTGGCCTTCGCTGGAgaaggcggcggcggccgcgggacGGAGCGGGGACTACGGCGGGGAGGTGGAGGTGGATCCCGAGGACGAGAAAGCCATCGAGATGTTCATGAACAAGAACCCGCCGCTGAG GCGCACGCTGGCCGACATCATCATGGAGAAGATCACGGAGAAGCAGACGGAGGTGGAGACGGCGCTGTCGGAGATCTCGGGCTGCCCCATGCCCCAGCTCGACCCCCGTGTCCTGGAGGTCTACAGGGGCGTCAGGGAG GTGCTGTCCAAGTACAGGAGTGGGAAGCTCCCCAAGGCGTTCAAAATCATCCCTGCCTTGTCCAACTGGGAGCAGATCCTCTACATCACCGAGCCAGAGACGTGGACAGCGGCTGCCATGTACCAGGCCACCAG GATATTTTCCTCCAACCTGAAGGAGAGGATGGCCCAGAGGTTCTACAacctggtgctgctgccgcGCGTCCGCGACGACATCGCCGAGTACAAGCGGCTCAACTTCCACCTGTACATGGCTCTGAAGAAGGCTCTGTTCAAACCTGCGGCCTGGTTCAAGG GGATCCTCATCCCGCTGTGTGAGTCTGGCACCTGCACGCTCAGGGAGGCCATCATCATCGGCAGCATCCTCAGCAAGTGCTCCATCCCCGTGCTGCACTCCAG TGCGGCGCTGCTGAAGCTGGCAGAGATGCAGTACAGCGGTGCCAACAGCATCTTCCTGCGCCTGCTCATCGACAAGAAGTACGCGCTGCCGTTCCGCGTGCTGGACGCGCTGGTGTTCCACTTCCTGGCCTTCCGCGCGGAGCAGCGCCCGCTGCCCGTGCTGTGGCACCAGagcctgctggccctggcccagcgCTACAAGGAGGACCTGGCCTCGGAGCAGAAggaggctctgctggagctgctcaagTTCCACAGCCACCCCCAGATCTCGCCCGAGATCCGCCGCGAGCTGATGAACTCCGGCACCAGGGACGTGGAGGGGGAGCGGGCGCCGGCCATGGAGtga
- the MED20 gene encoding mediator of RNA polymerase II transcription subunit 20: MGVTCVSQVPVAEGKSVQQTVELLARRLEALGADKQGTFGVDCETYHTAATLGTQGQTGKLMYVMHNSEYPLSCFALFENGPCLVADANFDTLMVKLKGFFQNAKANKIESRGTRYQYCDFLVKLGTVTMGPSARGISVEVEYCPCVIANDCWNLLMEFMQSFMGSHTPGIPSVFGSKHDSAYSPGDTMVQYMELFNKIRKQQQVPVAGIR, encoded by the exons ATGGGGGTCACCTG CGTGTCGCAGGTGCCGGTGGCCGAGGGCAAGAGCGTGCAGCAGACGGTGGAGCTGCTGGCGCGGCGGCTGGAGGCGCTGGGCGCGGACAAGCAGGGCACGTTCGGCGTGGACTGCGAGACCTATCACACCGCGGCCACCCTCGGCACGCAGG GGCAGACAGGGAAGCTGATGTACGTCATGCACAACTCCGAGTACCCCCTGAGCTGCTTCGCCCTCTTCGAGAACGGGCCCTGCCTGGTGGCCGATGCCAACTTTGACACCCTCATGGTGAAGCTCAAGGGCTTCTTCCAGAACGCCAAGGCCAACAAGATCGAGAGCCGCGGCACCCGCTACCAGTACTGCGACTTCCTGGTGAAGCTGGGCACGGTCACCATGGGCCCCAGCGCCAGGGGCATCTCCGTGGAG GTGGAATACTGCCCCTGTGTGATCGCCAACGACTGCTGGAACCTGCTGATGGAGTTCATGCAGAGCTTCATGGGCAGCCACACGCCCGGCATCCCGTCGGTGTTCGGCTCCAAGCACGACAGCGCCTACAGCCCCGGGGACACCATGGTGCAGTACATGGAGCTCTTCAACAAGATCCgcaagcagcagcaggtgccCGTGGCTGGCATCAGGTGA